In a single window of the Papaver somniferum cultivar HN1 chromosome 8, ASM357369v1, whole genome shotgun sequence genome:
- the LOC113304709 gene encoding zinc finger A20 and AN1 domain-containing stress-associated protein 1-like, which produces MGSQDGFNGCEQPEALLLCQNRCGFFGTAANMNMCSKCYRDYLKAEEQSALAKAAFEESANPEKVLTTSPTKSVDSTDVAVKETTAVLLSSGSSSSATSGGESGAVAKNRCFSCNKKVGLTGITCKCGSVFCSLHRYPEKHSCDFDYKSVGRETLAKLNPQVKADKIGRF; this is translated from the coding sequence ATGGGATCACAGGACGGTTTCAATGGATGCGAACAACCAGAGGCGCTTCTGCTTTGTCAAAACAGATGTGGTTTTTTTGGAACAGCAGCGAATATGAACATGTGCAGCAAGTGTTACAGAGATTATCTAAAAGCAGAAGAACAATCTGCTTTAGCCAAAGCCGCTTTTGAGGAGTCTGCCAACCCTGAGAAAGTTTTGACAACCTCTCCAACCAAATCAGTGGACTCTACCGATGTTGCTGTGAAGGAAACTACTGCGGTTTTGTTGAGTTCTGGATCATCATCATCGGCAACATCTGGAGGAGAAAGTGGTGCAGTAGCGAAGAACAGGTGTTTTAGTTGTAACAAGAAGGTGGGATTGACAGGGATCACGTGCAAGTGCGGATCAGTTTTCTGCTCGCTTCATCGCTACCCGGAGAAGCATTCATGTGATTTCGACTACAAGAGCGTAGGAAGAGAAACGCTTGCAAAATTGAATCCTCAAGTCAAGGCAGACAAGATAGGAAGGTTTTAA
- the LOC113304708 gene encoding 4-hydroxy-tetrahydrodipicolinate synthase, chloroplastic-like has protein sequence MAVSLKSYGACSFGANSLDRRGNGRWVSPQAAVVPNFHLPMRSLEIKNSTSSDEIKALRLITAIKTPYLPDGRFDLEAYDALMNMQIVNGAEAVIVGGTTGEGHLMSWDEHIMLIGHTVNCFGGSIKVIGNTGSNSTREAIHASEQGFAIGMHAALHINPYYGKTSLEGLVAHLEAVLSMGPTIIYNVPSRTSQDIPPSVIQQLAQHANMAGVKECMGNKRVKEYTDQGIVVWSGNDDECHDSRWGFGATGVISVTSNLVPGLMHEIMFGGTNTKLNSKLLPLMTWLFREPNPIGLNTALAQLGVVRPVFRLPYVPLPLARRIEFVNIVNELGREHFVGNKDVQVLDDDDFILVGRY, from the exons ATGGCTGTTTCATTGAAGAGCTATGGTGCTTGCTCCTTTGGTGCTAATTCCCTTGACAG GAGGGGGAATGGGAGATGGGTATCCCCACAGGCAGCTGTTGTACCTAATTTTCATCTCCCAATGCGCAGTCTTGAAATTAAAAACAG CACTTCATCAGATGAAATAAAGGCTCTCAGATTGATCACAGCGATTAAAACTCCATACCTGCCTGATGGTAGATTTGATCTCGAGGCTTATGATGCATTGATGAATATGCAAATTGTAAATGGCGCTGAAGCGGTGATTGTAGGAGGCACAACTGGTGAAGGCCACTTAATGAGTTGGGATGAACACATCATGCTCATTGGGCATACTGTAAACTGCTTTGGTGGGTCAATCAAGGTAATTGGAAACACTGGAAGTAACTCAACAAGAGAAGCTATCCATGCCAGTGAACAAGGATTTGCCATTGGGATGCATGCAGCACTTCACATCAATCCCTATTATGGGAAAACGTCTTTGGAAGGCCTTGTTGCCCATTTAGAGGCCGTTCTTTCCATGGGTCCCACAATCATCTATAATGTGCCATCAAGAACAAGTCAAGATATTCCTCCATCTGTTATCCAACAACTTGCACAGCATGCTAACATGGCAGGAGTCAAGGAATGTATGggcaacaaaagagtaaaggaGTACACAGATCAAGGTATTGTAGTATGGAGTGGAAATGATGATGAGTGTCATGACTCAAGGTGGGGTTTTGGTGCTACTGGAGTAATTTCTGTCACTAGTAATCTGGTTCCTGGCTTGATGCATGAAATCATGTTTGGAGGCACTAATACTAAGCTGAATTCCAAACTCTTACCATTGATGACTTGGTTGTTTCGTGAGCCTAATCCAATTGGTTTAAACACTGCTTTGGCACAGTTGGGTGTGGTGAGACCAGTGTTTCGGCTACCTTATGTCCCTCTACCTTTAGCCAGAAGGATAGAATTCGTGAACATAGTTAATGAACTGGGGAGAGAGCATTTCGTTGGAAACAAGGACGTACAGGTTCTTGATGACGACGACTTCATTTTAGTTGGCCGCTATTGA